Proteins from a genomic interval of Papaver somniferum cultivar HN1 chromosome 4, ASM357369v1, whole genome shotgun sequence:
- the LOC113276561 gene encoding alpha/beta hydrolase domain-containing protein 17B-like — protein sequence MGGVTSSMAAKLAFFPPNPASYKLVTDEITGIITLNTYPHRENVEILKLPTRKGNEIVAMYIRHPMATSTLLYSHGNAADLGQMYDLFIELSIHLKVNLMGYDYAGYGQSSGKPSEHNTYADVEAVYKCLEESYGAKQENIILYGQSVGSGPTLDLAARLPRLRAAVLHSPILSGLRVMYPVKRTYWFDIYKNIDKIPLVSCPVLIIHGTADEVVDCSHGKQLWELCKEKYEPLWLKGGNHCNLELYPEYIAHLKKFVHSVKKSASRRSTCRRSVDRLEHTRRSTDCFEASRKSTDRRESNLRQSTDKPEKLKGLDFKPNIDKLEKLRMPFDQTERSRRSVDCLEKSRKSIDHQVERGRKSVDRLDRVWAG from the exons ATGGGAGGAGTaacatcatcaatggcagcaaAGTTAGCATTCTTTCCACCAAACCCAGCATCATATAAGCTAGTAACAGATGAAATAACTGGTATCATAACACTAAACACGTATCCACATAGAGAAAATGTTGAGATACTTAAATTACCAACACGTAAAGGAAATGAAATTGTTGCTATGTATATTAGACATCCCATGGCTACTTCTACTCTTCTATATTCTCATGGAAATGCTGCGGATCTTGGTCAGATGTATGATCTTTTCATTGAATTGAGTATTCACTTAAAGGTTAATCTCATGGG GTACGATTATGCAGGATATGGACAGTCATCTGGGAAG CCAAGTGAGCATAACACGTACGCAGATGTAGAAGCTGTATATAAGTGCTTAGAAGAAAGCTATGGCGCAAAACAGGAAAATATCATTCTTTACGGTCAATCGGTTGGAAGTGGTCCCACGCTGGATCTAGCAGCTCGTTTGCCTCGATTAAGAGCCGCTGTTCTCCACAGTCCTATACTATCAGGCTTAAGAGTCATGTATCCTGTAAAGCGGACATACTGGTTTGACATCTACAAG AACATTGACAAAATCCCATTAGTTAGCTGTCCAGTGCTGATCATTCAT GGAACAGCTGATGAAGTTGTTGACTGTTCACATGGGAAGCAACTTTGGGAGTTGTGTAAAGAGAAGTATGAACCTCTATGGCTTAAAGGAGGAAATCACTGTAATTTGGAGCTCTATCCTGAGTACATTGCGCACCTCAAGAAGTTTGTTCATAGTGTCAAGAAATCAGCTTCCCGTAGAAGCACTTGTAGACGGAGTGTTGACCGATTAGAACATACTAGGCGGAGCACTGACTGTTTTGAGGCATCAAGGAAGAGCACTGATCGAAGAGAGAGTAACTTAAGGCAGAGCACTGACAAGCCTGAGAAACTGAAAGGTCTCGACTTCAAGCCTAATATAGACAAATTAGAAAAGCTGAGAATGCCTTTTGATCAAACGGAGAGGTCTAGAAGAAGTGTAGATTGTCTTGAAAAATCTCGAAAAAGTATAGACCACCAGGTTGAGAGAGGGCGGAAGAGCGTCGACCGATTGGATAGAGTATGGGCCGGGTAA